A stretch of the Mycoplasmoides genitalium G37 genome encodes the following:
- a CDS encoding NADPH-dependent FMN reductase, producing the protein MSKDQKSLILMLSNSQHSINRKFANELKHSLSCELIELKDYQVDFYSVDLEATNFPDKIKTLVRKIKEHSNLIFVTPEHNGFIPAFAKNIIDWMTRDEQYGRNQFLKGLNGVICCVTPATAGGGKTVLELLDKFLSFSGLNVKGTVLVNGYHENFDFKPFIEQVKKLI; encoded by the coding sequence ATGTCAAAAGATCAAAAGTCATTAATTTTAATGCTCTCCAATTCGCAACATTCCATTAACAGGAAATTTGCTAATGAATTAAAACATTCTTTAAGTTGTGAATTGATTGAGTTAAAAGACTATCAAGTTGATTTTTATTCTGTTGATTTAGAAGCAACTAACTTTCCTGACAAAATTAAAACTTTAGTTAGAAAAATCAAAGAACATAGCAATTTAATTTTTGTTACCCCTGAACACAACGGTTTTATCCCTGCTTTTGCTAAAAACATCATTGACTGGATGACTCGTGATGAGCAGTATGGTAGAAATCAATTTTTAAAAGGTCTTAATGGAGTTATTTGTTGTGTAACTCCAGCAACTGCGGGTGGGGGTAAAACTGTTCTAGAATTACTAGATAAATTTTTAAGTTTTAGCGGTCTTAATGTTAAAGGAACAGTTTTAGTCAACGGTTATCATGAGAACTTTGATTTTAAGCCTTTTATTGAACAAGTTAAAAAATTAATATAA
- a CDS encoding MPN518 family protein, whose amino-acid sequence MSHKINDQTLVNEQRLLAYDFFQNSNKVGLLSTLQYLDFVNFLVRSKKVNYLLVNKVSLPIYQKIYFDNFPFLGFDNNLWSAFGLALRNKSQNDTVFAFVEKTKNTDTEINKFLKILKTFKGLKIVFLLINSPEEKTTIKLSDSLIKEIKKQKIKHEVYSLRSFQNKFFKLVRKLEKKHKSKNNVMFVELNGVFGYETNFEKSNIDFSFTSFQDRFTIEKKLKITSHFILPHKYLLKNLENIKHPNFEQKNLIWQQTVKDFNQQFLLHYSKLQVFSNSPTKLKVDALIFDLEFHLIVEIMKGFNFDENCICLLEGNKEQNPNLPTVSLDTKVADIKTYQGCYFLNN is encoded by the coding sequence ATGTCTCATAAAATTAATGATCAAACCCTCGTTAATGAGCAACGCCTATTAGCTTATGATTTTTTTCAAAATAGCAATAAGGTTGGACTTTTATCAACATTACAATATCTAGATTTTGTTAATTTTTTAGTTAGATCTAAAAAAGTAAATTATCTGCTTGTTAACAAAGTAAGTCTTCCAATATATCAAAAGATTTATTTTGATAACTTCCCTTTTTTAGGTTTTGATAATAACTTGTGAAGTGCATTTGGTTTAGCATTAAGAAATAAAAGTCAAAACGATACTGTATTTGCTTTTGTTGAAAAAACCAAAAATACAGATACAGAAATTAATAAGTTTTTAAAAATACTGAAAACTTTTAAGGGTTTGAAAATAGTTTTTTTATTAATTAATTCACCAGAAGAAAAAACAACTATTAAGCTTTCTGATTCGCTAATTAAAGAAATTAAAAAACAAAAAATAAAACATGAAGTTTATTCTTTAAGATCATTTCAAAATAAGTTTTTTAAGTTAGTTAGAAAATTAGAAAAAAAGCACAAGTCTAAAAATAACGTAATGTTTGTTGAACTAAACGGTGTGTTTGGTTATGAAACTAACTTTGAAAAAAGTAACATTGATTTTAGTTTCACTAGTTTTCAAGACAGATTCACAATTGAAAAAAAGTTAAAAATCACCAGCCATTTTATCTTGCCTCATAAATACTTGTTAAAAAATTTAGAAAACATTAAGCATCCTAACTTTGAGCAAAAGAACTTAATTTGACAACAAACTGTTAAAGATTTTAATCAGCAGTTTTTACTGCATTATTCCAAATTACAAGTATTTTCAAATTCTCCTACTAAATTAAAAGTTGATGCTTTGATTTTTGATTTGGAATTCCACTTAATTGTTGAAATAATGAAAGGTTTTAATTTTGATGAGAATTGTATCTGTTTACTTGAAGGAAATAAAGAACAAAACCCCAATTTACCAACCGTTAGTTTAGATACTAAGGTTGCTGATATTAAGACTTATCAAGGTTGCTATTTTCTCAATAATTAA
- a CDS encoding alpha/beta hydrolase yields the protein MKRFSDLNQIDISKLEVFFQPAKKTKKQTVVFAHGFSVFHSYFQSFYKTLTDYDYYAPLWPGHNVNGFDYKELSPIHYGELLAAFIENKDLENIVLIGHSMGAAVCSYAMNLLNAKRVEKLILLAPLSYCNLLRYFKIKSSFKKDKAERMANFKAMFQTKFSNLTDENSWENELSKHSKMAKKLSNNILKELPVLNKTYKNLKLPVFLVLAQNDLFMPTKLTLSYFNKYLIKNNNLQSSVILNSEHQMFNSKYESFCKAMDDILNHNKLSKIY from the coding sequence GTGAAAAGGTTTTCAGATCTTAATCAGATTGATATTTCTAAGCTTGAAGTTTTCTTTCAGCCAGCAAAAAAAACAAAAAAACAAACGGTTGTTTTTGCACATGGATTTTCTGTTTTTCATAGCTACTTTCAAAGTTTTTATAAAACCCTTACTGATTATGACTATTACGCTCCACTTTGACCTGGTCATAATGTAAATGGTTTTGATTATAAGGAATTATCTCCAATCCATTATGGAGAACTATTAGCTGCTTTTATAGAAAATAAGGATCTGGAAAACATCGTTCTAATAGGACACAGTATGGGTGCTGCTGTTTGTAGTTATGCCATGAATTTATTAAATGCTAAACGTGTTGAAAAACTCATACTTTTAGCACCTCTTTCATACTGTAACTTATTGAGATATTTCAAAATTAAAAGTTCTTTTAAAAAAGATAAGGCAGAAAGAATGGCTAATTTTAAAGCAATGTTTCAAACTAAATTTAGTAATTTAACTGATGAAAACAGCTGAGAAAATGAGCTGTCAAAACACAGTAAAATGGCTAAAAAGCTTTCTAATAATATTTTGAAAGAACTACCAGTTTTAAATAAGACTTATAAAAATTTAAAGTTACCAGTGTTTTTGGTTTTAGCTCAAAATGATTTATTTATGCCAACAAAATTAACATTAAGCTATTTCAATAAATACCTAATTAAGAACAATAATTTGCAATCATCTGTTATCTTAAACAGTGAACACCAAATGTTTAATAGTAAATATGAAAGCTTTTGTAAAGCAATGGATGATATCCTGAATCATAATAAACTAAGTAAAATTTATTAA
- the ileS gene encoding isoleucine--tRNA ligase → MDLKKTLLMPKTSFAMQANLSTSEKNFHDFWKDKKVFQKLKKQNKGKQIKILHDGPPYANGSIHVGHALNKILKDFILRSWLYEGYDVVFIPGWDCHGLPIEHAVSKKNPSSYSNLSTVEKRKLCHQFALSQIAVQKEQFQRLGLLNDFQNCYYTIDESFQFKELELFLQAIKKGLIFQDLKPTYWSPISRTSLAEAEIEYKEVNSIALYLTFKVSKSDFLDENANLLVWTTTPWTLPTNQAIAIHPDFDYLLFEYNQQKFVILEKLFEVFTNKLNWTNAIKLKKFKGSNLKNSSYSHCFYNKVLPVLMGIHVVDNEGTGIVHSSPAFGIDDFYLCQKNKIKEVLISIDEKGVFNNLLNDKELENCFYLKANDLIINRLKQNNSFIFSEVISHREPHDWRSKTPVIYRASKQLFIKTKSIKKQLKKQINQVNFLNSKNQLRLKEMLLQRDEWCISRQRVWGLPIPIVYANNKPLLDFSTIQYTIKQLKKHGIDSWFEKDVTCFLKPDKTKKWVKYHKEIDTLDVWFDSGSSYNVLEINKYGSIADLYIEGSDQYRGWFNSSSNCGIIQNDLIPFKSLVSHGFTLDENGNKMSKSLGNIVDPLKICDQYGADILRLWVANTDWQIDNKIGVNILKQVAEQYRRIRNSLLRFILGNINGFNFTSMDDYKFSLEDKIVIHKTNSLVEQIEKFLEKYNFLGCLKVINKFVLWLSSWYFEIIKDTLYCDAKNNPNRLAKQAVLNYIFTQLISFLNIFIPHTAEDAWKNYSFNKKPISVNLFTKPTVFKVANSKNLENIYKTFTSIKNAAFKEIEKLRKEGLISKNNQIELTVGINKKIPKKLKDNLALWLNVNSVNLTNNENEIKVKKTKKTMCERCWNFQTIIKQKLDHNLCSRCFKVC, encoded by the coding sequence ATGGACTTAAAAAAGACATTGTTAATGCCTAAAACATCCTTTGCGATGCAGGCAAATTTATCTACTAGTGAAAAGAATTTTCATGATTTTTGAAAAGATAAAAAAGTCTTTCAAAAATTAAAAAAACAGAATAAAGGAAAACAGATAAAAATACTGCATGATGGACCACCTTATGCAAATGGTAGTATTCATGTGGGACATGCTCTTAACAAGATTTTAAAAGACTTCATTTTACGTAGTTGGTTATATGAAGGATATGATGTTGTTTTTATTCCTGGTTGGGATTGTCATGGACTACCAATAGAACATGCAGTTAGTAAGAAAAACCCTAGTAGTTATAGCAATCTTTCAACTGTTGAAAAAAGAAAATTATGTCATCAGTTTGCACTTTCACAAATTGCAGTTCAAAAAGAACAATTTCAAAGACTGGGACTTTTAAATGATTTTCAAAACTGTTATTACACAATAGATGAGAGTTTTCAATTTAAGGAACTTGAACTATTTTTACAAGCAATTAAAAAAGGGCTCATTTTTCAAGATTTAAAACCAACTTATTGATCACCAATTTCAAGAACTTCACTTGCTGAAGCGGAAATTGAATATAAAGAAGTTAATTCAATTGCACTTTATTTAACTTTTAAAGTTTCTAAAAGTGATTTTTTAGATGAAAATGCTAATTTATTAGTTTGAACAACAACTCCTTGAACACTACCAACTAATCAAGCAATTGCCATTCATCCTGATTTTGATTATCTTCTTTTTGAATATAACCAACAAAAATTTGTTATCTTGGAAAAATTATTTGAAGTTTTTACAAATAAGTTAAATTGAACAAATGCAATTAAACTAAAAAAATTCAAGGGTTCAAATTTAAAAAATTCAAGCTATTCTCATTGTTTTTATAACAAGGTTTTACCAGTTCTAATGGGAATACATGTTGTTGATAATGAGGGAACAGGTATTGTTCACAGCTCCCCTGCATTTGGAATTGATGATTTTTATCTTTGTCAAAAAAACAAGATTAAAGAAGTTTTGATTTCTATTGATGAGAAAGGTGTATTTAATAACTTACTTAATGATAAAGAACTTGAGAATTGTTTTTATCTTAAAGCAAATGATCTAATTATTAATCGTTTAAAACAAAACAATAGCTTTATTTTTTCTGAAGTTATTTCCCACCGCGAACCACATGATTGACGCTCAAAAACTCCAGTTATATACCGTGCTTCCAAACAATTATTCATTAAAACTAAATCAATAAAAAAGCAGTTAAAAAAACAAATTAATCAAGTTAATTTTTTAAATTCAAAAAATCAATTGAGATTAAAAGAGATGCTTTTACAACGTGATGAATGATGTATCTCACGTCAAAGAGTATGGGGCTTGCCTATACCAATTGTTTATGCAAATAACAAACCATTGTTAGATTTTTCAACAATTCAATACACAATTAAACAATTGAAAAAGCATGGTATTGATAGTTGATTTGAAAAAGATGTAACTTGTTTTTTAAAACCTGATAAAACCAAAAAATGAGTTAAGTATCACAAGGAGATTGATACATTAGATGTTTGATTTGACTCAGGTTCTTCCTATAATGTTTTGGAAATAAATAAATATGGTTCAATAGCTGATCTTTATATTGAAGGTTCTGATCAATATCGGGGTTGGTTCAACTCTTCTTCAAATTGCGGAATTATTCAAAATGATTTAATCCCTTTTAAATCACTTGTTTCACATGGTTTTACACTTGATGAAAATGGCAATAAAATGTCAAAGTCATTAGGAAACATAGTTGATCCTTTAAAAATTTGTGATCAATATGGAGCGGATATATTAAGGTTGTGAGTTGCTAATACTGATTGACAAATTGATAACAAAATAGGTGTTAATATTCTTAAACAAGTTGCTGAACAATACCGCAGAATTAGAAATAGTTTACTACGTTTTATTTTGGGTAATATTAATGGATTTAACTTTACATCAATGGATGATTATAAGTTTTCACTAGAAGACAAAATAGTTATCCATAAAACTAATTCACTAGTAGAACAAATTGAGAAATTTTTAGAGAAATATAATTTTTTAGGTTGCCTAAAAGTGATTAATAAGTTTGTTTTATGACTATCAAGCTGATACTTTGAAATAATTAAAGACACCTTATATTGTGATGCTAAAAATAATCCTAATCGTTTAGCTAAACAAGCTGTTTTAAACTATATTTTTACACAACTAATCAGTTTTTTAAATATCTTTATTCCCCACACTGCAGAAGATGCTTGAAAAAACTATTCATTCAATAAAAAACCAATAAGTGTGAACCTCTTTACAAAACCGACTGTTTTTAAAGTTGCTAACTCTAAGAATTTAGAAAATATCTATAAAACTTTTACTAGTATTAAAAATGCTGCTTTCAAAGAAATTGAAAAGCTAAGAAAAGAAGGGTTGATTTCTAAAAATAATCAAATTGAATTAACCGTTGGAATTAATAAAAAAATACCCAAAAAATTAAAGGATAATCTCGCACTTTGACTTAATGTAAACAGTGTTAATTTAACAAATAATGAAAATGAAATTAAAGTTAAAAAAACTAAAAAAACAATGTGTGAAAGATGCTGAAATTTTCAAACAATCATTAAGCAAAAATTAGATCATAATTTGTGCTCACGTTGTTTTAAAGTGTGTTAA
- the trmL gene encoding tRNA (uridine(34)/cytosine(34)/5-carboxymethylaminomethyluridine(34)-2'-O)-methyltransferase TrmL produces MYKSVINIVLFCPEIPNNTGNIVRSCTAFKANLHLIKPYGFFLNDKRMVRAGLNCWDKIQLFEHKSWEHFLQATTENKTIWLLTKSGDKTPDQICMTNKLPNELYFVFGQETKGLPKTIMDNFKQNQIRIPIWNSVRSINLANAVVCILYEYSKQNQYSNLDKQCA; encoded by the coding sequence ATGTATAAATCAGTAATAAACATAGTTTTATTTTGTCCAGAAATTCCTAATAACACTGGCAACATCGTACGTAGTTGCACTGCTTTTAAAGCTAATCTACACTTAATTAAACCTTATGGCTTTTTCTTAAATGATAAAAGGATGGTTAGAGCTGGTTTAAATTGTTGAGATAAAATTCAATTATTTGAACACAAATCATGAGAACATTTCTTACAAGCAACCACTGAAAATAAAACTATTTGGCTTTTAACTAAAAGTGGTGATAAAACTCCTGATCAAATTTGCATGACAAATAAATTACCAAACGAACTTTACTTTGTTTTTGGTCAGGAAACAAAGGGATTACCTAAAACAATCATGGATAACTTTAAACAAAACCAAATTAGAATTCCCATTTGAAATAGTGTTAGAAGTATTAATCTTGCTAATGCAGTTGTCTGTATTTTGTATGAATATTCAAAGCAAAATCAATACTCTAATTTAGATAAACAGTGCGCTTAA
- the trmB gene encoding tRNA (guanosine(46)-N7)-methyltransferase TrmB: MRLRKVKNALLKINQSPYFYSKDKFAKFTKKQLVLELGCGKGTFLIKEAQKNNNFLFIGIEREPTIVLKAINKINKLDFNLENILLLCTDAKQLDDYFQAESVQKIFINFPDPWPKKRHIQRRLTSPDFLKLFWNLLVKNGLIEFKTDNDKLFEYTLTTLQENSQIFEIIHQITDLNNSEFSFQNSITEYEQRFMELEIPIKKLVIKKII; this comes from the coding sequence GTGCGCTTAAGAAAAGTTAAAAACGCTCTTTTAAAAATTAATCAAAGTCCTTATTTTTATTCAAAAGATAAGTTTGCTAAGTTTACTAAAAAACAATTAGTGCTGGAATTGGGTTGTGGTAAGGGTACTTTTTTAATCAAAGAAGCACAAAAAAATAACAATTTTCTTTTTATAGGAATTGAACGTGAACCTACAATTGTTTTAAAAGCAATTAACAAAATTAACAAGTTGGATTTTAATTTGGAAAATATCTTATTGTTGTGTACAGATGCAAAACAACTTGATGATTATTTTCAAGCTGAATCTGTTCAAAAAATCTTTATTAATTTCCCTGATCCTTGACCTAAAAAGCGTCATATACAAAGACGTCTAACAAGTCCAGATTTTTTGAAACTTTTTTGAAATTTACTAGTAAAAAATGGCTTAATTGAGTTTAAGACTGATAATGATAAGTTATTTGAATATACTTTAACAACATTGCAAGAAAATAGTCAAATTTTTGAAATTATCCATCAAATAACTGATCTTAACAATTCTGAATTCAGTTTTCAAAATAGTATCACTGAATATGAACAGCGCTTTATGGAATTAGAAATTCCAATTAAAAAACTAGTGATTAAGAAAATAATTTAA
- a CDS encoding DUF6856 family protein: protein MKRLFWNLKHKKAWLVLLLGTGMILSSCSNIDQSFFRELSVESVEKNTAYNQLPVNSTTFRNLVFGTRSYNDGNYVVVIATETDSSQINFLNGSTNQGTSSLSWGGTLGTTIRQVQNRYSTYPNGVKFLIWNDIAPGSVKWNPYARFPVVDRKNELASQEDKDNSNKLRRSDASAVRYREIVDFIQRTYGGNVANLINQSNVHAQTVGNDVTKAIVIAFRKDNLNKIRANFYGLDNSTNPNAPGSGQGDSTPPASSGEGGGSDGSSGGDSSSGNGQNTTPTSPQSSQPAVQRSQKSYGIKQHAVRVSVDFLNFLDSVYTPLN from the coding sequence ATGAAGCGTCTTTTTTGAAATCTAAAACATAAAAAAGCATGGTTAGTTTTATTACTAGGAACAGGAATGATTTTAAGTTCTTGTAGTAACATCGATCAGTCTTTTTTTCGTGAACTTTCTGTTGAAAGTGTGGAAAAAAATACAGCTTACAACCAATTGCCTGTTAACAGTACAACATTTAGAAACTTAGTTTTTGGAACCAGATCATATAACGATGGTAATTATGTGGTTGTTATTGCAACCGAAACAGATAGTTCCCAAATTAATTTTCTAAACGGTTCTACTAATCAAGGTACAAGTTCTCTTAGTTGAGGAGGTACCTTGGGTACCACCATCAGACAGGTGCAAAACCGTTATTCTACTTATCCAAACGGAGTTAAATTTTTAATTTGGAATGATATTGCTCCTGGTTCAGTAAAGTGAAACCCATATGCACGTTTTCCTGTTGTGGATAGAAAAAACGAACTTGCAAGTCAAGAAGATAAAGACAATTCCAATAAGTTAAGAAGATCAGATGCTTCTGCAGTTCGCTATAGAGAAATAGTTGATTTTATTCAACGTACTTATGGTGGTAATGTAGCTAACTTAATCAATCAATCAAATGTGCATGCTCAAACAGTTGGTAATGATGTAACTAAAGCAATTGTGATTGCTTTTAGAAAAGATAACCTTAATAAGATAAGAGCTAATTTTTATGGTTTGGATAACTCTACAAATCCTAATGCACCTGGATCAGGTCAGGGTGATTCAACCCCACCAGCTTCAAGTGGTGAAGGGGGCGGTAGTGATGGCAGTTCAGGTGGTGACTCAAGTAGTGGTAATGGACAAAATACTACTCCTACTTCACCACAATCTTCTCAACCAGCAGTTCAAAGATCACAAAAATCTTATGGAATTAAACAACACGCAGTAAGAGTTAGTGTTGATTTTTTAAATTTCTTGGATAGTGTTTATACTCCACTAAACTAG
- a CDS encoding replication initiation and membrane attachment family protein produces the protein MQPNYYRVIKKATSFSGLEMISHAYGQIAGVEVVGFYLWLITEANIQAFNSEIRTPISRLQNAFNPFEIKKNQVSEWIYKTISKLESLGLVRTFFSPKRSEITFCIIDPLDWKEFKQNKQLKEKLVEAMGKVEYDRNCLAFDQIDNLQFDNALEISANFEVNFTANQSDVWFSFNFEELHKELVKNKLLISLDEKAKTLINGYFEKYKLSLQQITDCIINSSTQENELDFQKLEMMFFQIVKNDTAPILETVSNNKDFFYKNEILDESTKKAITDCHVNFNSEKYLFLLYGKIDESQLQLVRQLRSDYQLLDKVINLVLDFSFWKNNGMWREKYILKIAQSIKINNSQNSYEKTLNNFIRALTLNKKHSLNNIKPVEKTISFTEYFEFIK, from the coding sequence ATGCAACCCAACTATTACCGTGTGATCAAAAAAGCAACATCATTTTCTGGATTAGAAATGATCTCTCATGCTTATGGTCAAATTGCGGGAGTGGAAGTTGTTGGGTTTTATTTATGACTAATAACAGAAGCTAATATTCAGGCGTTCAACAGTGAAATTAGAACCCCCATTTCACGATTACAAAATGCCTTTAATCCTTTTGAAATTAAAAAAAACCAAGTCTCTGAATGGATTTATAAAACTATTAGCAAATTAGAGAGTCTTGGTTTAGTGAGAACTTTTTTTTCACCAAAACGCTCTGAAATAACTTTTTGTATTATTGATCCTTTAGATTGGAAAGAATTTAAGCAAAACAAACAATTAAAAGAAAAACTAGTTGAGGCAATGGGAAAAGTTGAATATGACCGAAACTGCTTAGCTTTTGATCAAATCGACAATCTTCAATTTGATAATGCGCTTGAAATCTCTGCTAACTTTGAAGTTAATTTCACTGCAAACCAAAGCGATGTTTGATTTAGCTTTAACTTCGAGGAACTACATAAAGAACTTGTAAAAAACAAACTTTTAATTTCTTTAGATGAAAAAGCTAAGACTTTAATTAATGGTTATTTTGAAAAATACAAGCTTTCATTGCAACAAATTACTGATTGCATCATCAACAGTAGTACTCAAGAGAATGAGCTTGATTTTCAAAAGTTAGAAATGATGTTTTTTCAAATAGTAAAAAATGATACAGCTCCCATTTTAGAAACAGTTTCAAACAACAAAGACTTTTTTTATAAGAATGAAATTTTAGATGAATCAACAAAAAAAGCAATAACAGACTGTCATGTAAACTTCAATTCTGAAAAATACCTTTTTCTTCTATATGGAAAGATAGATGAATCGCAATTGCAATTAGTTAGACAATTGAGAAGTGATTATCAACTATTAGATAAAGTAATTAATTTAGTATTAGACTTTTCCTTTTGAAAAAATAACGGAATGTGAAGAGAAAAATACATTCTAAAAATTGCCCAATCCATCAAAATTAATAACAGTCAAAACAGTTATGAAAAAACCCTTAATAATTTTATTAGAGCACTAACTTTAAATAAAAAGCATTCTTTAAATAATATAAAACCAGTTGAAAAAACAATTTCCTTTACTGAGTATTTTGAATTTATTAAATAA
- a CDS encoding MPN526 family protein, whose translation MKISPDQKDKKSLFKKHFAYLKLTEKELNDPKIQTLLEVAWNHFDQCRKIKERRCSNKGDIHLQAVREWLPWEFNANQLKKNSTKETTQVSENEFMGNVMLMQTICPKLVNKANWFDLTYERFIVTKPNWFKYMDLIPMIQNLPVTPSDKNSFGYAYKKISNLFETEKKTKKRIFFFNLQKNNINNMAACMLTCEIAKKNIKVALIYCEEFVSRYDKSYWKVDDDLNLLDEAKVIIFIGLGQESFHNKNYILFMTRLFINCFLKRKDVFFFSTTYSDGNGLIQTFKNQIISSANWVKHFFEQLNDLLMINI comes from the coding sequence ATGAAAATTTCACCAGATCAAAAAGATAAAAAGTCATTATTTAAAAAACATTTTGCTTATTTGAAATTAACTGAAAAAGAACTTAATGATCCTAAGATACAAACACTTTTAGAAGTTGCGTGGAATCATTTTGATCAGTGTAGAAAAATTAAAGAAAGAAGATGTAGTAATAAAGGTGATATCCATCTTCAAGCTGTTAGAGAGTGGTTACCTTGAGAATTTAACGCTAATCAACTTAAAAAAAATAGTACAAAAGAAACAACGCAAGTTAGTGAAAATGAATTTATGGGTAATGTTATGCTCATGCAAACTATTTGTCCTAAATTAGTTAATAAAGCAAACTGATTTGATTTAACTTATGAGCGTTTTATTGTTACAAAACCAAACTGATTTAAATACATGGATTTGATTCCAATGATCCAAAATTTACCAGTAACTCCAAGTGATAAAAATAGTTTTGGTTATGCATACAAAAAGATATCTAATCTTTTTGAAACTGAAAAGAAAACAAAGAAAAGGATATTTTTTTTCAATTTACAAAAGAATAACATTAACAATATGGCAGCTTGTATGTTAACTTGTGAAATAGCTAAGAAAAATATAAAAGTTGCTTTAATTTATTGTGAAGAATTTGTTAGCAGATATGACAAAAGTTATTGAAAGGTAGATGATGATTTAAATTTACTTGATGAGGCAAAAGTAATCATATTCATTGGTTTAGGTCAGGAAAGTTTTCATAACAAAAACTATATCTTGTTTATGACAAGGCTTTTTATAAATTGTTTTTTGAAAAGAAAAGATGTTTTCTTTTTTAGCACTACTTATAGTGATGGTAATGGATTAATTCAAACATTTAAAAACCAAATTATTAGTAGTGCAAATTGAGTAAAACACTTTTTTGAACAACTTAATGATTTATTAATGATTAATATTTAA
- a CDS encoding MPN527 family putative ECF transporter permease subunit yields MNGNKLVFLPKKSYHQLFNITFSAMMLALAIITSLISEFISIPFFSQLKLTFDISVVFLVACAFFVSLGWSLTITLASALTSFFWNTNNVIGVLTVTLANLSTILFTRLYFCLFSKRRFCWIFVFLFTTLSNALLLTTLNGILITPLFWYYFGYVQTPNFLIVAEQYNKNTDFHFFFFGINNYWLGIFCLYSFFNLVKFGLVSCFGVPIMRSFQKFYWKRALAK; encoded by the coding sequence ATGAATGGTAATAAACTGGTTTTTTTGCCAAAAAAATCATACCATCAGTTATTTAATATTACTTTTAGTGCAATGATGCTTGCTTTGGCCATCATTACATCATTAATTAGTGAATTTATTAGTATTCCTTTTTTCTCACAACTAAAACTAACTTTTGATATTTCCGTTGTTTTTTTAGTTGCATGTGCTTTTTTTGTGTCACTAGGTTGAAGCTTAACAATTACATTAGCTTCTGCTTTAACTAGTTTTTTTTGAAATACTAATAATGTTATTGGTGTTCTAACTGTAACTTTAGCTAACTTATCGACTATCTTATTTACAAGGCTTTATTTTTGTTTATTTTCAAAAAGAAGATTTTGTTGAATCTTTGTGTTTTTATTTACAACCTTATCCAATGCTTTATTACTAACAACGCTTAACGGTATTTTGATAACACCTTTGTTTTGATACTACTTTGGTTATGTTCAAACACCTAACTTTTTAATAGTTGCTGAACAATATAACAAGAACACTGATTTTCATTTCTTTTTCTTTGGAATTAATAACTATTGGCTGGGAATTTTCTGTTTATATTCGTTTTTTAATTTGGTGAAATTTGGACTTGTTAGTTGTTTTGGAGTGCCAATTATGCGTTCCTTTCAAAAGTTTTATTGAAAAAGAGCATTAGCTAAATAG
- a CDS encoding inorganic diphosphatase, giving the protein MDKFLIDVIVEIPKNSKIKYEYDRQTGQIRVDRILFGSESYPQNYGFIKNTLDWDGDELDCFIFADQPFLPATVVPTRIVGALEMIDDGEIDTKLLGVIDCDPRYKEINQISDLPKHRIEEILIFLKTYKLLQKKTVIIKGLKDVCWAKKEYEICLQLMKDYGHLSKDQFIQKMQILHPEHYQK; this is encoded by the coding sequence ATGGACAAATTTTTAATTGATGTTATTGTAGAAATCCCTAAAAACAGCAAAATAAAGTATGAGTATGATCGTCAAACTGGTCAAATTCGCGTTGATAGAATCCTATTTGGAAGTGAATCATATCCACAAAACTACGGTTTTATTAAAAATACATTAGATTGAGATGGGGATGAACTTGATTGTTTTATCTTTGCAGATCAACCATTTTTGCCTGCAACAGTTGTGCCTACAAGAATTGTAGGAGCACTTGAGATGATTGATGATGGGGAAATTGATACTAAGTTATTAGGAGTTATTGATTGTGACCCTAGATATAAAGAAATTAATCAAATTAGTGATTTACCTAAACATAGAATAGAAGAAATTCTTATCTTTTTAAAAACTTATAAATTACTTCAAAAAAAGACTGTAATTATTAAGGGTTTAAAAGATGTTTGTTGAGCTAAAAAAGAATATGAAATTTGTTTGCAATTAATGAAAGATTATGGTCATTTATCAAAAGATCAATTTATCCAAAAAATGCAAATTCTTCATCCAGAACATTACCAAAAGTAA